One window of Mangrovibacterium diazotrophicum genomic DNA carries:
- the xerA gene encoding site-specific tyrosine recombinase/integron integrase, with protein sequence MPEQRQIKLSYTTHRQQAVVRIDFAYDAELAERMKMIDHARWSQSMSAWYVPQEHFDLHLFFEAFRGKAWVDYEGLKIPAPAPPSASAPPTVKAKNQRSQQVDVPPGYQEMLEQKRYSLNTQKIYISYMRDFTSMFHKFDLKDVTKDQINRYILWLIREKGISASQQNQRINAIKFYYEKVLGRPGEYYDIERPRKSFDLPKVLSENEVLAILRATENIKHKAILGTIYSAGLRRSELINLRIQDVQFDKHILYIRGAKGKKDRTSLLSDSIGIVLQRYMQKEKPNYWLFESPGRTKYSTTSIARILHAAVEKAGIRKRVTPHMLRHSFATHMLEQGVDIRYIQTILGHESSKTTEIYTHVSTKSLAKIKSPLDMILKDKTQNNNDL encoded by the coding sequence ATGCCCGAACAGCGTCAAATAAAACTAAGCTATACCACCCACAGACAACAAGCCGTTGTGCGGATTGATTTTGCTTACGACGCAGAACTGGCTGAACGGATGAAAATGATTGACCACGCGCGCTGGAGCCAAAGCATGAGTGCCTGGTATGTACCGCAAGAGCATTTTGATCTGCATTTGTTTTTTGAGGCTTTCCGGGGAAAAGCCTGGGTGGATTACGAGGGATTGAAAATACCAGCCCCTGCTCCACCTTCAGCCTCCGCTCCTCCAACGGTAAAAGCCAAAAACCAGAGGAGCCAACAAGTGGATGTCCCCCCCGGCTACCAGGAAATGTTGGAACAAAAGCGATATAGCTTGAACACGCAGAAAATTTATATCAGCTACATGCGCGATTTCACGAGCATGTTCCACAAGTTTGATTTGAAGGACGTGACTAAAGATCAGATTAACCGCTATATTTTGTGGCTAATCCGTGAAAAAGGAATATCAGCCAGCCAACAAAACCAACGGATTAATGCCATCAAATTTTATTACGAAAAGGTGTTGGGACGACCAGGAGAATATTACGACATAGAACGCCCTCGCAAAAGCTTTGACTTACCCAAAGTACTATCTGAAAACGAGGTATTGGCCATATTGCGAGCTACTGAAAATATTAAGCACAAAGCAATTCTTGGTACAATTTATTCGGCAGGCTTAAGACGGAGCGAATTGATTAATTTACGCATCCAGGATGTCCAGTTTGATAAACATATTTTATATATTCGAGGAGCAAAAGGAAAGAAAGACCGAACAAGTCTTTTATCCGATTCAATTGGCATCGTTTTACAGCGCTATATGCAAAAAGAAAAACCAAATTACTGGCTATTTGAAAGCCCAGGCAGAACAAAATACAGTACCACAAGTATTGCTCGTATTTTACACGCTGCGGTTGAGAAAGCAGGAATCCGGAAACGGGTAACACCACATATGCTTCGGCATTCGTTTGCCACCCACATGCTGGAACAAGGCGTTGATATCCGTTACATCCAAACCATATTAGGACATGAATCGAGCAAAACAACAGAGATTTACACCCACGTAAGCACTAAATCTCTTGCAAAAATCAAAAGTCCATTAGACATGATTTTAAAAGATAAAACACAAAATAACAACGACTTATAG
- a CDS encoding tetratricopeptide repeat protein, with protein MGTKLLLAFIFLAGSFKVTAQPEPLSPLQRQELLALANQLFEIWPDFEFSLSNYSVQPNFQTMKDTEVYDNHFLANFLDSLKNDPLNPLFNFGLGTFYQKNNDTKTAANYFQKAFDYLDIKYLDQDSAKYYSFRGFLKIMLRDQSSFHDFEKALSINPSDSLAIAYYYPALYASGQIKRLRRECGYWLEQGTPVPQYAMLYLIFTSFTERLKLIIRENENRVAYRDTSFETFYDYEPIRKYAVKYAENNQLHNAVLLGDTFLLLMKGSCNSDTGSVYRNGFEYPPDELQRISAIQQEISAALAQKKLNEYSALKALGYTYLMQNDYQQAISSFKQGIASFPIKKLNDSFNPSNCYSGLNAAYAIIQDTTELLKSMEQKFEQLGADYMSSKDYLILASYYYHQENYKLASEYVVPAIAADRKNYKALALKAQLFFQLGNITMFFDYIGKAVNAARNDRQGVDIMLQFAIYQIYYGDQEGAAATLKLARGILGSESNKIADTLEQEFLANR; from the coding sequence ATGGGCACAAAACTTCTCCTCGCATTCATTTTTCTGGCTGGCAGTTTTAAAGTGACAGCCCAACCAGAACCGCTTTCCCCCCTGCAAAGACAGGAACTGCTGGCCCTGGCGAACCAACTCTTTGAAATTTGGCCGGACTTCGAGTTTAGCTTAAGTAATTATTCTGTTCAACCCAACTTCCAGACAATGAAGGACACAGAGGTGTATGATAACCACTTCCTGGCGAACTTCCTCGACTCACTGAAAAATGATCCGCTGAATCCGCTGTTTAATTTCGGACTCGGAACATTTTATCAAAAAAACAACGACACCAAAACAGCTGCCAACTATTTCCAGAAAGCATTCGATTACCTGGACATCAAGTATCTTGATCAGGACAGTGCGAAATACTATTCCTTTCGGGGCTTTCTAAAAATAATGCTACGCGACCAAAGTTCTTTTCACGACTTTGAAAAAGCATTAAGCATCAATCCGTCCGATTCGCTGGCTATTGCCTACTACTACCCGGCCCTTTATGCGTCGGGTCAAATAAAAAGACTTCGACGTGAATGTGGTTATTGGTTAGAGCAAGGTACTCCTGTTCCTCAATACGCGATGCTCTATTTGATATTTACTTCATTTACTGAAAGATTGAAGTTGATCATTCGCGAGAACGAAAATCGAGTCGCCTACCGGGATACCAGTTTTGAAACTTTTTACGACTATGAGCCCATCCGAAAATACGCCGTAAAATATGCGGAAAACAACCAACTGCATAACGCTGTACTTCTTGGAGATACTTTCCTCCTACTGATGAAGGGAAGCTGCAACAGTGACACAGGCAGTGTTTACAGAAACGGATTTGAATACCCGCCCGACGAGCTTCAGCGCATAAGCGCCATTCAGCAGGAAATCAGCGCAGCGCTCGCTCAGAAAAAACTCAATGAATATTCCGCGCTTAAAGCACTCGGTTATACATATCTAATGCAAAACGACTACCAACAGGCGATTTCATCCTTTAAACAAGGCATTGCCAGTTTTCCGATAAAAAAACTCAACGACTCTTTTAATCCGTCGAACTGCTACAGCGGGCTAAACGCAGCCTACGCCATTATACAGGACACCACCGAACTTCTCAAGAGCATGGAACAAAAATTCGAACAACTGGGAGCGGATTACATGTCATCTAAGGATTACCTGATCCTGGCGTCGTACTATTATCACCAAGAGAACTACAAACTGGCCTCGGAATATGTTGTACCGGCCATTGCCGCCGATCGTAAAAATTACAAGGCTTTGGCATTGAAAGCCCAGTTGTTCTTCCAACTGGGCAATATCACCATGTTTTTCGACTACATCGGGAAAGCAGTCAATGCCGCCAGAAACGACCGGCAAGGTGTTGACATTATGCTGCAGTTTGCCATTTACCAAATATATTATGGCGACCAGGAAGGGGCAGCCGCAACGCTCAAACTAGCACGGGGAATATTGGGAAGTGAATCTAACAAAATCGCCGATACCCTCGAACAGGAATTCCTGGCAAACCGGTAG
- the dinB gene encoding DNA polymerase IV: MQQEQRKIIHIDMDAFYASVEQRDNPALKGQPVVVGGERERGVIAAASYEARKYGVRSAMSSALARRKCPNLVFVRPHFDKYKEVSQQIREIFFEYTDLVEPLSLDEAFLDVTHAKKGKPSATLIAKEIKARIKEVTNLTASAGVSYCKFLAKVASDVNKPDGIFVITPDKAEEFLEQLEVKKFFGIGRVTAEKLNKQGIYTGADLKKMSQQELVRQFGKSGSYYFNIVRGLDDRPVMPSRERKSLGAENTFFTDYTETEDLKAQLLKIEDEVWRRLQRSQTYGRTLTLKIKFADFEQITRSRTRFELYRSKESIHEVAIELLMNEAPFVKGIRLLGLTISNFPHEEKGPVQLTIEF; the protein is encoded by the coding sequence ATGCAGCAAGAGCAACGCAAAATCATTCACATCGACATGGACGCTTTTTATGCCTCGGTGGAACAGCGCGACAACCCGGCGTTGAAGGGGCAGCCTGTTGTGGTGGGCGGCGAGCGGGAGCGGGGAGTGATTGCGGCTGCCAGTTACGAAGCGCGGAAATACGGGGTACGTTCGGCCATGTCGTCGGCTTTGGCGCGGCGCAAATGTCCGAACCTGGTTTTCGTTCGCCCTCATTTCGACAAGTATAAAGAGGTGAGTCAGCAAATCCGCGAGATCTTTTTTGAATATACCGACCTGGTGGAGCCGCTGTCGTTGGACGAAGCTTTTCTGGATGTGACCCACGCCAAGAAGGGGAAACCGTCGGCCACACTGATTGCAAAAGAGATTAAAGCTCGTATCAAGGAAGTGACAAACCTGACCGCTTCGGCAGGGGTGTCGTATTGTAAGTTCCTGGCCAAGGTGGCTTCGGATGTGAACAAGCCCGACGGTATTTTCGTGATCACACCTGATAAGGCGGAAGAATTCCTGGAACAATTGGAGGTGAAGAAGTTCTTCGGAATTGGCCGGGTGACTGCCGAAAAGCTGAACAAGCAAGGAATCTACACCGGCGCCGATTTGAAAAAGATGAGCCAGCAAGAACTGGTGCGTCAATTTGGCAAGTCGGGGAGCTACTACTTCAACATTGTTCGGGGGCTAGACGACCGGCCTGTAATGCCATCGCGTGAGCGGAAATCGCTCGGTGCCGAAAACACCTTTTTTACCGATTACACCGAGACGGAGGATTTAAAAGCCCAGTTGCTGAAGATTGAGGACGAAGTTTGGCGACGCCTGCAACGCTCGCAAACTTACGGGCGCACGTTGACTTTGAAAATTAAATTTGCCGATTTTGAACAGATTACCCGAAGCCGAACACGCTTTGAGCTTTACCGCAGCAAGGAGAGTATTCACGAGGTAGCCATCGAATTGCTGATGAACGAAGCTCCCTTTGTGAAAGGAATCCGCCTGCTTGGACTCACGATCTCGAACTTCCCACACGAGGAAAAAGGCCCCGTGCAGTTGACGATTGAGTTTTAG
- the modC gene encoding molybdenum ABC transporter ATP-binding protein: MIQVNIQLKRDNFDVLVNETFGMGITGIFGPSGSGKTSLMNSICGLAKPEKGSISINGKKVFSLDEKLNIPVEKRRIGYVFQEGRLFPHLSVEKNLRYGMTKQDSSGLFNKIVTMLNLGHLLKSKPAKISGGERQRTALGRALLSSPEILLLDEPFSALDANLRQQILPFLLKIHQSFKIPMLVVSHDITDLLKLTNNICLMQSGRVIGHGEYHELVRKPNLQHIFSRHSLINAISMTVSRVDMETGITQLSYGDSHNWINVVIEKSRLNYCKGDQIKIFISSDDIALSAKRLPSVTIQNQLDGVVREIIERENLRLCIVDVGFPLLVEITAESAKRMDIEVGYMVWCLFKSVAIDVAG, from the coding sequence ATGATCCAGGTAAACATTCAACTGAAACGCGATAATTTCGACGTACTGGTGAACGAAACTTTCGGCATGGGAATCACCGGCATTTTTGGTCCAAGCGGGTCCGGAAAAACATCGCTGATGAATTCGATTTGCGGATTGGCAAAACCCGAAAAAGGCAGCATCAGCATCAACGGGAAAAAAGTTTTTAGTCTAGACGAGAAGCTGAACATTCCGGTTGAAAAGCGCCGAATTGGTTACGTTTTCCAGGAAGGCCGACTTTTCCCGCATCTCAGCGTGGAGAAAAACCTGCGCTACGGAATGACCAAGCAAGACTCTTCCGGACTGTTCAACAAGATCGTCACGATGCTGAATTTAGGCCATCTGCTGAAAAGTAAACCTGCTAAAATATCGGGTGGCGAACGACAGCGAACCGCGTTGGGAAGAGCACTCCTCTCCTCGCCCGAAATCCTGTTGCTGGATGAACCATTCTCTGCGCTCGATGCCAACCTGCGGCAACAAATATTGCCTTTTCTGCTGAAGATTCACCAGTCGTTCAAAATACCGATGCTGGTGGTCAGTCACGACATTACTGACCTGCTGAAGTTGACCAATAACATTTGTCTGATGCAATCGGGACGGGTGATTGGGCACGGCGAATATCACGAGCTGGTGCGGAAACCCAATTTGCAACACATCTTCAGCCGCCACAGCCTGATCAATGCCATCAGCATGACGGTGAGCCGCGTTGATATGGAAACCGGCATCACCCAGCTTAGCTACGGCGACAGTCACAACTGGATTAATGTGGTGATTGAAAAAAGCCGCCTGAACTATTGCAAAGGCGACCAAATCAAGATTTTTATTTCGAGCGACGACATTGCGCTGTCGGCCAAACGACTGCCGAGCGTTACCATTCAAAACCAGCTCGATGGTGTGGTGCGCGAAATTATTGAACGCGAAAACCTACGGCTTTGCATCGTCGATGTTGGCTTCCCGCTCCTCGTTGAAATCACCGCCGAATCGGCCAAGCGCATGGACATTGAAGTTGGCTACATGGTTTGGTGCCTGTTTAAGTCGGTAGCTATTGATGTGGCAGGATAA
- the modB gene encoding molybdate ABC transporter permease subunit — MSDLFHFTGSEFEAIRLSIGVAVYSSLISLPFALLLGYILARKQFTGKAVVESFIHLPLVMPPVTTGYLLLLILGTRGFIGKWLFEVFGLKLAFTFEAAVIASVVVSFPLIVRSIRTAIEMVDPGLEDASRILGIGRLKTFFRITVPLAAPGILSGTILAFARSLGEFGATITFAGNIAGETQTLPLAVFAYMQVPGREGETLRLVLISVLISFVAMALSELYIRKMKRS, encoded by the coding sequence ATGTCCGATTTATTCCATTTCACCGGTTCCGAGTTCGAAGCCATCCGGCTGTCTATTGGGGTTGCCGTGTACTCGTCGCTGATATCGCTGCCCTTTGCACTGCTGCTGGGCTACATCCTGGCCCGTAAACAATTTACGGGAAAAGCCGTCGTGGAGAGCTTCATTCACCTGCCACTGGTGATGCCTCCGGTAACCACGGGCTACCTCCTGTTGCTGATTCTCGGCACACGTGGATTCATCGGGAAATGGCTGTTCGAAGTATTTGGGCTGAAACTGGCATTTACCTTCGAGGCTGCCGTTATAGCATCGGTAGTGGTTTCTTTTCCGCTGATTGTTCGTTCAATCCGTACGGCCATCGAAATGGTCGATCCCGGTCTGGAAGATGCCTCCCGCATCCTCGGAATCGGGCGGTTAAAAACCTTTTTCCGAATCACGGTACCCTTGGCTGCACCCGGAATTCTCTCGGGAACTATTCTTGCCTTTGCCCGGTCGCTGGGTGAATTTGGTGCCACCATAACCTTTGCCGGAAACATTGCCGGCGAAACGCAAACCCTGCCACTCGCGGTTTTCGCCTACATGCAGGTTCCGGGTCGCGAAGGCGAAACCCTCCGCCTGGTATTGATCTCGGTCCTGATCTCCTTTGTTGCCATGGCCCTGTCTGAATTATACATCCGCAAAATGAAACGCTCATGA
- the modA gene encoding molybdate ABC transporter substrate-binding protein — protein MKTNFINRIVALSLIVATVVMTSCSGGAKKTDSEAPAEITVFAAASLTNVLAELIDSFAVSNNVKVITNMASSGTLARQIEQGGTPDLFISASKRWADYVDSLGYVIAPNKDQIALNDLVFVAPKESTTESFEVDSTLDLQSMLNGSRLSIGDPSHVPAGKYAKQSLDYYGWYEKLSDSFLPAKDVRSALMVVELGEAPLGIVYRTDAEESAKVKVVGTFPAKSHKPIVYVSCLLKESTASKAFYEYIKSDASAAIWAKYGFNK, from the coding sequence ATGAAAACGAACTTTATAAACCGAATTGTTGCTCTTAGCCTGATTGTTGCAACAGTCGTCATGACATCCTGCAGTGGAGGCGCAAAAAAAACAGACTCTGAAGCGCCGGCGGAAATTACCGTATTTGCAGCAGCAAGCCTTACCAATGTTTTGGCCGAGTTGATCGACTCGTTTGCAGTGAGCAACAATGTAAAAGTGATCACCAATATGGCTTCCAGCGGAACACTGGCTCGCCAGATCGAGCAGGGCGGAACCCCCGACCTCTTTATTTCGGCCAGCAAACGTTGGGCCGATTATGTGGACAGCCTGGGATATGTGATTGCTCCCAACAAAGATCAAATCGCTTTAAACGACCTCGTGTTTGTGGCTCCCAAAGAAAGTACAACTGAGAGCTTCGAGGTGGACAGTACGCTCGACCTGCAGTCGATGCTGAATGGCAGTCGTCTTTCAATCGGCGATCCATCGCACGTTCCCGCCGGGAAATACGCCAAACAATCGCTTGACTATTATGGCTGGTATGAGAAACTGAGCGACTCGTTTTTACCCGCAAAAGATGTTCGTTCGGCTTTAATGGTGGTTGAATTGGGTGAAGCGCCGCTTGGAATTGTTTACCGCACCGACGCCGAAGAATCGGCCAAAGTGAAAGTTGTTGGTACATTCCCGGCTAAATCGCACAAACCAATCGTGTATGTTTCGTGCCTGCTCAAAGAAAGCACAGCCTCAAAAGCCTTTTACGAATACATTAAATCGGATGCCAGCGCAGCCATCTGGGCCAAATATGGCTTCAACAAATAG
- a CDS encoding porin → MKRSGKSLVAIALLLLSTITPTIVKSQEEKSNTFTFTEFQKDKAFTPIVAVESWLTYTTDAGKDDVDYADRGSASLRRLRFGAKGSPYKWLSYEIEFNLDRIGEDPYAAIKGSYSGLDVWKAFITAKLSKDDLLHFHAGYYWAAISLDYMASPWSVSSFDKTRSDWFLRNFMTGKGNGIETGIGFGGLKNFDGFGINYQVGAFSPAAFNGPEHANPLLTGRVMFSIGDPEQKTYKVRHAGNHWNARNGVTIGLGGATIGKVDNGSGTAFDKSKAYGADISATKGGLKVEGEYYKMKREAAGLEDFDGTEWFIRCGYNIPVKGTFVEPTITYDSYEGEGSSTLFKQIGDDKTFDIGVNWYLNRDKLKLSLHYVDQGGSISSSVGNFIGMALQVRL, encoded by the coding sequence ATGAAAAGATCAGGAAAAAGTTTAGTTGCTATAGCGTTATTACTACTGTCAACAATCACCCCGACAATAGTCAAATCGCAGGAAGAGAAGAGTAATACTTTTACGTTTACCGAATTTCAAAAGGACAAGGCCTTTACACCCATCGTCGCTGTTGAGAGCTGGCTTACCTACACCACTGACGCAGGAAAGGATGATGTTGATTACGCCGATCGTGGAAGCGCTTCGCTCCGTCGCTTGCGCTTTGGAGCCAAGGGATCGCCCTACAAATGGCTGAGCTACGAAATTGAATTCAACCTGGACCGTATTGGAGAAGATCCCTACGCGGCCATCAAAGGCTCGTACAGCGGACTGGATGTCTGGAAAGCCTTCATTACGGCCAAACTTTCCAAAGATGATTTATTGCATTTCCATGCCGGTTACTACTGGGCTGCCATCTCCCTCGACTATATGGCAAGTCCGTGGTCCGTATCTTCATTCGATAAAACCCGCTCCGACTGGTTTTTACGTAATTTCATGACAGGCAAAGGCAATGGTATTGAGACTGGTATCGGGTTTGGGGGATTGAAAAACTTCGACGGTTTTGGAATTAACTACCAGGTTGGTGCGTTTTCTCCGGCGGCTTTTAATGGACCGGAACATGCCAACCCGCTGTTAACTGGCCGTGTGATGTTCTCCATTGGCGATCCCGAGCAAAAGACTTACAAAGTACGGCACGCCGGTAACCACTGGAATGCCCGCAACGGAGTTACAATCGGTCTTGGCGGCGCTACCATTGGGAAAGTGGACAACGGAAGCGGCACCGCCTTCGACAAATCGAAAGCTTACGGAGCAGATATTTCAGCAACCAAAGGAGGATTGAAAGTAGAGGGTGAGTACTACAAGATGAAACGTGAAGCAGCCGGTCTGGAAGACTTCGACGGAACTGAGTGGTTCATTCGCTGCGGCTACAACATCCCGGTAAAAGGCACTTTTGTTGAGCCAACTATCACCTACGACAGCTACGAAGGCGAAGGTAGCTCAACACTCTTTAAACAAATTGGTGACGACAAAACCTTCGACATTGGTGTAAACTGGTACCTAAACCGAGACAAGCTTAAGTTATCTTTACACTATGTAGATCAGGGTGGATCAATCTCATCGAGCGTAGGCAACTTTATTGGAATGGCCCTGCAGGTAAGACTGTAA
- a CDS encoding winged helix-turn-helix domain-containing protein has product MTRPFNVTGSLEIYKGGECFLDTKRIALLKLIKDKGSINSASKELKMSYQQAWHYIKSMNELSPLPVIVKQRGGSNGGGTMVTRYGERIIREFEALVEKHDAFKDQVDESLWLCKF; this is encoded by the coding sequence ATGACAAGACCTTTTAATGTTACCGGCTCACTGGAAATTTACAAAGGCGGTGAGTGTTTTTTAGACACCAAAAGGATAGCCTTGTTAAAGCTAATTAAAGACAAAGGCTCGATCAATTCGGCTTCAAAGGAGCTCAAGATGTCGTATCAGCAAGCCTGGCACTACATCAAGTCGATGAATGAACTTTCGCCGCTTCCGGTTATCGTCAAGCAGCGAGGAGGTTCAAACGGAGGCGGCACCATGGTTACCCGGTACGGAGAACGAATCATCCGGGAATTTGAAGCTTTGGTAGAAAAGCACGACGCATTTAAAGACCAGGTTGACGAGTCCTTGTGGCTCTGTAAATTTTAA
- a CDS encoding ArsC/Spx/MgsR family protein: MATIVFFEKTGCINNTKQKKILDLAGHYVQAVNLLKHPWTENELLSFFDQLEVKDWFNRNAPAITAGDVVPEDFDRESAIKALLKEPILIRRPLMVIGENRLVGFNPEELDHLIGIKAVKHEEAQNLLSQNLSVCPQKDRGLSCN, from the coding sequence ATGGCAACGATAGTATTTTTTGAAAAGACTGGGTGTATAAACAACACCAAACAGAAGAAAATTTTGGATTTGGCAGGGCATTACGTGCAAGCCGTCAATTTATTAAAACATCCGTGGACAGAAAATGAACTGCTTTCATTTTTCGACCAATTGGAAGTGAAGGATTGGTTCAATAGAAATGCACCGGCAATCACTGCGGGAGATGTCGTACCGGAAGATTTCGATCGGGAATCAGCGATTAAGGCTTTATTGAAAGAGCCAATTTTGATCAGACGGCCTTTGATGGTGATCGGAGAGAATCGTTTGGTCGGTTTTAATCCGGAAGAATTGGATCATTTGATTGGGATAAAAGCAGTAAAGCATGAAGAAGCTCAAAACTTACTGAGCCAGAATTTAAGTGTTTGTCCCCAGAAGGACCGCGGGTTGAGTTGCAATTAA
- a CDS encoding RNA polymerase sigma factor yields the protein MIWHQFKTGESKAFETIYNEFIDHLYSYGIKMSKDHEMVKDAIHDLFINLYNYKIDLKSPEYIEFYLFKSFRRIILDKIKQGQNSREFEENEDLSFNLSFDLEAEYILDESEQYRVKALKALLDSLNPAQKELLYLRFQTGLSYIEIAEILKLKPDTVKKQVQRLLSQIRVQLGAGFLELLTIIF from the coding sequence ATGATATGGCATCAGTTCAAGACTGGGGAGTCCAAAGCATTTGAGACGATTTACAATGAATTTATCGATCATTTGTATTCTTATGGAATAAAAATGTCGAAAGATCATGAAATGGTCAAAGATGCTATTCACGACCTTTTTATCAATCTCTACAACTACAAAATCGACCTGAAGAGCCCGGAGTATATTGAATTCTACCTATTTAAGTCTTTTCGGCGAATTATTCTGGATAAAATAAAGCAAGGTCAAAATAGTAGGGAGTTTGAAGAGAATGAAGACTTATCATTCAATTTGTCCTTCGATCTGGAAGCTGAGTATATTCTGGATGAGTCGGAACAGTACCGGGTGAAAGCTTTGAAGGCATTATTGGACTCGTTAAACCCGGCACAAAAAGAATTACTCTATCTTCGGTTTCAAACCGGCTTGAGTTATATCGAAATTGCAGAAATCTTAAAACTGAAGCCGGACACTGTAAAGAAACAGGTTCAGAGGCTACTCAGCCAGATTCGGGTACAGCTCGGAGCGGGCTTTCTGGAACTCCTCACAATTATTTTTTAA
- a CDS encoding FecR family protein: MRKVEEDILNNPLFFKWVYHPNEETEHWWKEYIQKHPEFESELEQVKKQLLKIQYEQEVMGEREKKALARKIMEQTINRHRTARILRLKSLTKYAAISFLFFCLGGTLVYFFLEQEKPYQILANSEDYINIKGPSLILDNKEIVALEDEESNINYLDKGKVIVNGKSVLKKDSLTKSGNELNQLLIPYGNRSKIVLSDSTVIWLNAGSRLIYPTTFKGEKREVFLFGEAFFQVSKDKEHPFIISTNDLSIKVLGTQFNVSAYPEDQVVQTVLTEGRVSIKKNKAGLFEKEVVLNPGQMASFNKESSETKVVDVDPVYYVIWKDGTLKFTNEDLSRVIKKLERFYNVSFSFRNALDGSIQISGKLDLNGNLDEVVKYVEKAADVKITSIKGTTRYYIN, encoded by the coding sequence ATGAGAAAAGTTGAAGAAGATATTTTAAATAATCCCCTATTTTTCAAATGGGTTTATCACCCCAATGAGGAAACGGAGCATTGGTGGAAAGAATATATTCAGAAGCATCCTGAGTTTGAGTCCGAATTGGAGCAGGTAAAAAAGCAACTGCTGAAGATTCAGTACGAGCAGGAAGTGATGGGAGAGCGGGAAAAGAAAGCACTTGCCCGAAAAATAATGGAACAGACGATTAATCGTCATAGAACGGCTCGGATTTTACGACTGAAGTCATTGACGAAATATGCGGCGATATCATTCCTGTTTTTCTGCCTGGGAGGAACATTAGTCTATTTCTTCCTGGAGCAAGAAAAGCCTTACCAGATATTGGCTAATTCGGAAGATTACATCAACATAAAAGGCCCTTCGCTTATTCTCGACAACAAGGAGATTGTGGCTTTGGAGGACGAGGAGTCAAATATCAATTACCTGGATAAGGGAAAAGTTATTGTCAACGGCAAAAGCGTATTAAAAAAAGACAGTTTGACCAAATCCGGTAACGAACTCAACCAATTGCTGATTCCCTACGGTAACCGCTCGAAGATTGTTCTCAGCGATAGTACAGTTATTTGGTTGAATGCTGGCAGTCGGTTGATTTACCCGACGACGTTTAAAGGTGAGAAGCGCGAGGTTTTTCTTTTTGGAGAAGCTTTTTTCCAAGTTTCGAAGGACAAAGAGCACCCTTTCATCATTTCAACAAATGACCTTTCGATAAAAGTATTGGGAACCCAATTCAATGTCAGTGCTTATCCCGAGGATCAGGTGGTTCAAACGGTTTTAACGGAGGGACGGGTTTCAATCAAGAAAAACAAGGCAGGCTTGTTTGAAAAAGAGGTTGTCTTGAATCCGGGGCAGATGGCCAGTTTCAACAAAGAAAGTTCTGAGACGAAAGTGGTTGATGTTGATCCGGTTTACTATGTCATCTGGAAAGACGGGACTCTGAAATTTACAAATGAAGATCTCAGTCGCGTGATTAAAAAACTTGAGCGATTTTACAATGTCAGCTTTTCGTTCCGTAATGCCTTGGATGGTTCTATTCAGATTTCAGGAAAACTCGATTTAAACGGGAATTTGGATGAAGTGGTAAAATATGTGGAAAAGGCAGCAGATGTAAAAATTACGTCAATAAAAGGTACAACACGTTACTATATAAATTAA